The Streptomyces sp. NBC_00224 genome has a window encoding:
- a CDS encoding SseB family protein: MYGYDQNQGAQQQYAQPQPSYGEQPLYPEPSPPSLADAVRAFTTGSLSAEDFQQIFAGSKVYCPRGDNPGFLALHNTQQPVIPMFTSLKELRRYAGKESKYFVITGAEVIDLLPTGYGFVLDMEGDHRMVFDAKAVEQMVDFAMRRMYG; this comes from the coding sequence ATGTACGGCTACGACCAGAACCAGGGTGCTCAGCAGCAGTACGCCCAGCCGCAGCCTTCCTACGGGGAGCAGCCGCTGTACCCCGAGCCGTCGCCGCCCTCGCTCGCGGACGCGGTGCGGGCGTTCACCACGGGCTCGCTCTCGGCCGAGGACTTCCAGCAGATCTTCGCGGGCTCGAAGGTCTACTGCCCGCGCGGCGACAATCCCGGCTTCCTGGCCCTGCACAACACCCAGCAGCCGGTCATCCCGATGTTCACGTCGCTCAAGGAGCTGCGGCGGTACGCGGGCAAGGAGTCGAAGTACTTCGTGATCACCGGCGCGGAGGTCATCGACCTGCTGCCGACCGGGTACGGCTTCGTCCTCGACATGGAGGGCGACCACCGGATGGTGTTCGACGCGAAGGCGGTCGAGCAGATGGTGGACTTCGCGATGCGGCGGATGTACGGCTGA